A section of the Gammaproteobacteria bacterium genome encodes:
- a CDS encoding APC family permease gives MDQLHRRFSPFHLLLISINGMIGSAWLFAPFYAAKLAGPYAIYAWIIGGLVTILIALTFAELSVFLPIAGGSSRFPQLSHGILTSFIMSWITWISALTMAPIEVQAVLQYASTYFGFLVHMSNNAPVLTPMGMLWAALIMLLLCVVNIASFKGLVRFNLILFGFKVLVIILTILFFIKTRFQIPHFYAIDTQSFSAHWHDIMTAVAAGGVAFAFTGFKHGVELAGETKNSRLAIPLAIVGSIVICLLLYIGLQIAFIGAIPHSSLAAGWNNLSFTGDVGPYAGIAAGLGLVWILKLLYIDAVVSPLGAGLIYVTSTARILYAMSKNGYFPSIFSRLNKQHFPVFAISLNFLIGMFLFLPLPGWQAMVSFLVSAMVISYAMGPISLLCLRLQLPNEKRGFRLPAAQLLCFIAFYFCNLISYWTGWETIWKFEIAIGMGLLLFVGAYLRGNISATNTGLKAILWIAPYFSGLFVISYLGSFGGKNIISFGWDFLVIALFSIVILYLAVKTRIGLVHDQYAIYKTEEFAA, from the coding sequence ATGGACCAACTCCATCGACGATTTTCGCCTTTTCACTTATTACTGATTAGCATCAACGGCATGATTGGTTCTGCCTGGCTCTTCGCCCCTTTCTATGCAGCAAAACTGGCAGGCCCTTATGCCATCTATGCATGGATAATTGGCGGATTAGTCACTATTTTGATCGCACTAACTTTTGCGGAACTTTCTGTTTTTTTGCCCATAGCGGGTGGCAGCTCGCGATTCCCCCAACTCAGTCACGGTATCTTAACCAGTTTCATAATGAGCTGGATTACATGGATTTCAGCCCTGACTATGGCCCCCATTGAAGTGCAGGCGGTCTTACAGTACGCTTCAACCTATTTTGGTTTCTTGGTACATATGAGTAACAATGCACCTGTTCTGACCCCCATGGGAATGTTATGGGCCGCCCTAATTATGCTTTTACTCTGCGTGGTTAATATTGCAAGCTTCAAAGGATTGGTCAGATTTAATCTCATCTTATTCGGCTTCAAAGTGCTGGTCATCATCCTTACTATTTTGTTTTTTATTAAAACAAGGTTTCAAATTCCACATTTCTACGCGATCGATACTCAATCATTTAGCGCACACTGGCATGATATTATGACTGCAGTAGCAGCAGGCGGAGTGGCCTTTGCTTTTACTGGTTTTAAACATGGTGTCGAACTCGCCGGTGAAACTAAAAATTCACGTTTAGCAATCCCCCTCGCTATTGTTGGGTCAATCGTTATTTGCTTGTTGTTGTATATTGGCTTACAAATTGCCTTTATCGGCGCCATTCCCCATTCAAGTTTAGCCGCTGGTTGGAACAATTTGAGTTTCACGGGAGATGTAGGGCCGTATGCAGGTATCGCAGCGGGACTGGGGCTGGTTTGGATTTTAAAGCTGCTGTATATCGATGCCGTTGTATCGCCACTCGGCGCCGGACTCATTTATGTGACGTCTACTGCAAGAATATTATATGCCATGAGTAAAAATGGTTACTTTCCCAGTATTTTTTCTCGGTTAAACAAGCAACACTTTCCTGTTTTTGCCATTTCCCTCAATTTCTTGATTGGAATGTTTTTATTTTTACCCTTACCGGGCTGGCAAGCCATGGTGAGTTTCTTGGTCTCTGCGATGGTGATCTCCTATGCGATGGGACCCATTTCTCTTTTGTGTTTACGCTTACAATTACCCAATGAAAAAAGAGGCTTTCGTTTACCCGCCGCCCAGCTCTTATGTTTTATTGCCTTTTATTTCTGTAACCTCATCAGTTATTGGACTGGATGGGAGACTATCTGGAAATTTGAAATTGCCATTGGCATGGGGCTGCTTTTATTTGTAGGCGCCTATCTACGTGGCAATATTAGCGCTACAAACACGGGCCTGAAAGCAATACTGTGGATTGCCCCTTATTTTAGCGGACTTTTTGTAATCTCATACTTGGGCTCATTTGGTGGCAAGAATATTATTTCTTTCGGATGGGATTTTTTAGTGATTGCGCTGTTTAGTATCGTAATATTGTACTTAGCCGTTAAAACCCGCATTGGTTTAGTGCACGATCAGTATGCTATTTACAAAACGGAAGAGTTCGCTGCTTAA
- the gltA gene encoding citrate (Si)-synthase, protein MAQKVAKLTFEDKDLDLPIYSGTLGPEVIDINQVGKEDIFTYDPGFMSTAACESKITFIDGDKGILLYRGYPIEQLAEKCNYMEVCYLLLNGELPDADQKQSFEYNICYHTMVHEQLYNFLNGFRRDAHPMAIMVGVVGALSAFYHDSLDINNPEHRVVSANRVISKMPTIAAMCHKYSIGQPYMYPQNKMKYSENFLHMMFGTPSEIYEPSPVLVRAMDRILILHADHEQNASTSTVRMAGSTGANPFACISAGIAALWGPAHGGANEAALNMLREIGSEARIGEYIKRAKDKDDPFRLMGFGHRVYKNYDPRAKVMRETCHEVLKEVGGHDNPIFKLALKLEKIALEDDYFIEKKLYPNVDFYSGITLSALGIPANMFTVIFAIARTVGWISHWNEMISDPKRRLCRPRQLYTGPTRRDVPEVKHR, encoded by the coding sequence ATGGCGCAGAAAGTAGCAAAACTGACCTTTGAAGACAAAGATTTAGACCTCCCTATCTATAGCGGCACCCTTGGGCCGGAAGTAATCGATATTAATCAGGTGGGTAAAGAAGATATCTTCACCTACGACCCCGGATTTATGTCAACGGCCGCCTGCGAATCCAAAATTACCTTTATTGATGGTGATAAAGGGATACTTCTCTATCGTGGCTATCCGATCGAACAACTCGCTGAAAAATGCAATTATATGGAAGTCTGCTATTTATTATTAAATGGTGAATTGCCTGACGCAGATCAGAAGCAATCGTTTGAATATAACATTTGTTACCATACGATGGTGCATGAGCAGCTGTATAACTTTTTGAATGGTTTTCGGCGTGACGCGCATCCTATGGCCATTATGGTGGGAGTTGTGGGTGCATTATCCGCCTTCTATCACGATTCTCTAGACATTAATAATCCAGAACATCGCGTGGTTTCGGCTAACCGCGTGATCTCAAAAATGCCCACTATCGCTGCTATGTGCCATAAATATTCTATCGGCCAACCTTATATGTATCCCCAAAATAAAATGAAGTACTCAGAAAACTTTTTACATATGATGTTTGGCACCCCCTCTGAAATATATGAACCGAGCCCTGTTTTAGTGCGAGCAATGGATAGAATCTTAATTCTACACGCCGATCACGAACAAAATGCCTCAACTTCTACGGTCAGAATGGCGGGTTCAACCGGCGCGAATCCATTTGCGTGTATTTCCGCAGGAATTGCCGCTTTATGGGGGCCTGCGCATGGGGGGGCTAATGAAGCCGCACTTAATATGTTACGTGAAATTGGCAGTGAAGCTCGCATTGGAGAGTATATCAAGCGCGCCAAGGATAAAGATGATCCATTTCGCTTAATGGGATTTGGCCACCGGGTATATAAAAATTACGACCCTCGGGCAAAAGTCATGCGAGAAACCTGCCATGAAGTCTTAAAAGAAGTGGGCGGTCACGATAATCCTATTTTCAAATTAGCCTTGAAATTAGAAAAAATCGCTTTGGAAGACGACTATTTTATTGAGAAAAAACTTTATCCCAACGTGGATTTTTACTCAGGCATTACACTCAGTGCCCTTGGAATTCCTGCCAATATGTTTACCGTAATTTTTGCTATTGCAAGGACGGTTGGCTGGATCTCCCATTGGAATGAAATGATAAGTGACCCAAAGCGACGGCTCTGCCGCCCCCGTCAACTCTATACGGGTCCTACTCGCCGAGATGTTCCCGAAGTGAAGCATCGTTGA
- the sdhC gene encoding succinate dehydrogenase, cytochrome b556 subunit, translating into MKDKRPVYLDVTKYKFPNTAIVSILHRISGVILFLYIPFLIWALDTSLSSGEHFQQLLYNFDWPVTKFFLWVLLASLIFHLVAGVRHLFMDMGIGETHRGGRLGANLVFIISLVLILVAGIWLW; encoded by the coding sequence GTGAAAGACAAACGACCAGTCTACTTGGACGTAACTAAGTATAAATTTCCCAACACTGCGATAGTCTCTATTCTCCATCGTATTTCTGGAGTTATTCTATTCTTATACATTCCTTTCTTAATCTGGGCCTTGGATACGTCATTATCCTCTGGAGAGCACTTTCAACAGCTGCTCTATAATTTTGATTGGCCTGTAACCAAATTTTTCTTGTGGGTCTTGTTAGCATCACTCATCTTTCATCTTGTCGCAGGTGTTCGACATCTTTTTATGGACATGGGCATCGGTGAAACACATCGTGGAGGTCGGTTAGGCGCCAACTTAGTCTTCATCATTTCACTCGTGTTAATATTAGTGGCGGGGATTTGGTTATGGTAG
- the sdhD gene encoding succinate dehydrogenase, hydrophobic membrane anchor protein translates to MVDSILSLSTRGLRDWLIQRVTALIIGLYAIFIIGFIILHPQMQFDEWQSLFSFNITKIFSLLVLFSIILHAWIGMWTVFTDYITSWRWRLFLEILVAILFFGLLAWGAVVLWGF, encoded by the coding sequence ATGGTAGATAGTATACTGAGTTTAAGTACGCGCGGCCTGCGTGACTGGTTAATCCAACGGGTAACTGCATTAATTATTGGGTTATATGCAATTTTTATCATTGGCTTCATAATCCTTCACCCCCAAATGCAGTTTGATGAGTGGCAATCCTTGTTCTCATTCAACATAACGAAGATTTTTAGTTTATTAGTTCTTTTTAGTATTATTTTACACGCCTGGATAGGTATGTGGACCGTATTTACGGATTACATCACGTCATGGCGTTGGCGTTTATTTTTAGAAATTTTAGTCGCCATATTATTTTTTGGCTTACTCGCCTGGGGCGCAGTTGTTTTGTGGGGATTTTGA
- the sdhA gene encoding succinate dehydrogenase flavoprotein subunit: MKITQQVFDAIIVGAGGAGMRASLQLAQSGLKVALISKVFPTRSHTVSAQGGINAALGNTDGIDDWRWHMYDTILGSDFLGDQDAIEYMCKHAPATVYELEHMGLPFSRNDQGKIYQRAFGGQTLNFGQEQAHRTCAAADRTGHAMLHTLYQKNLEAKTNVYSEWYAVDLVKSKTGGVAGVIALCIETGEVVFLQSRATVLATGGAGRIFATTTNAYTNTGDGLGMALRAGFPVEDMEMWQFHPTGIAGVGVLITEGARGEGGYLLNKNGERYMERYAPHLKDLACRDVVSRSSMIEIREGRGAGSQGDYVMLKLDHLGDDILKTRLPGITELARTFAGVDIRKDPIPVVPTCHYMMGGIPTNIYGQALTVDATGADKLVEGLFAAGECACVSVHGANRLGANSLLDIVVFGRAVGLHLESIIKDGYEMPSVSEDDIDAALMRLNRLNETKQGESVPNVRAEMQKVMQEDFGVFRTGEHMQQGLKRLDAIEAQSHHTVLGDHSQVFNTARIEALELDNLMAVAKASAVLAENRKESRGAHSRLDYPQRNDTDWLKHSLYFADGRIAYRAVNMRPHEVEPFPLQEREQ; the protein is encoded by the coding sequence ATGAAAATAACTCAGCAAGTTTTTGATGCAATTATTGTAGGCGCTGGGGGCGCGGGTATGCGCGCTTCGTTACAGTTGGCGCAATCTGGTTTAAAAGTTGCCCTTATCTCCAAAGTATTTCCAACTCGTTCTCATACCGTTTCTGCTCAAGGAGGCATTAATGCTGCACTGGGTAACACAGACGGCATAGATGATTGGCGCTGGCACATGTACGACACCATTTTGGGTTCTGATTTTCTAGGGGATCAAGACGCTATCGAATATATGTGCAAACATGCCCCTGCAACCGTCTATGAATTAGAGCATATGGGATTACCTTTTTCCCGCAATGATCAAGGCAAAATTTATCAAAGAGCATTTGGGGGTCAGACCCTCAATTTTGGTCAAGAACAAGCGCATCGTACGTGTGCCGCAGCGGATCGTACCGGGCATGCAATGCTCCATACCCTTTATCAAAAAAATCTTGAAGCAAAAACCAACGTGTACAGCGAATGGTATGCCGTAGATTTAGTAAAATCTAAAACGGGCGGTGTGGCAGGTGTCATTGCATTATGCATAGAAACGGGCGAGGTGGTGTTTTTGCAATCACGTGCAACCGTATTGGCGACCGGCGGGGCGGGTAGAATCTTTGCAACCACAACGAATGCCTATACGAATACGGGCGATGGTTTAGGCATGGCGCTTCGTGCAGGATTTCCAGTGGAAGATATGGAAATGTGGCAGTTTCACCCCACAGGAATTGCGGGCGTCGGTGTATTGATTACCGAAGGCGCGCGTGGCGAGGGCGGCTACCTATTAAATAAAAATGGTGAACGTTATATGGAGCGTTATGCTCCACATCTCAAAGATCTCGCTTGCCGAGACGTGGTTTCTCGTTCATCCATGATAGAAATCAGAGAAGGCAGGGGTGCAGGGTCGCAAGGCGATTACGTCATGTTAAAGCTGGATCACTTAGGAGATGATATTTTAAAAACACGTCTACCGGGTATCACAGAGCTGGCACGTACTTTTGCAGGGGTTGATATTCGAAAAGATCCTATTCCAGTAGTACCCACCTGTCATTATATGATGGGCGGTATTCCTACCAACATTTATGGTCAGGCGTTGACAGTGGATGCAACGGGGGCAGATAAACTCGTTGAGGGGCTTTTTGCGGCGGGTGAATGTGCGTGCGTTTCGGTGCATGGCGCAAATCGTTTAGGTGCAAACTCATTATTAGATATTGTTGTTTTTGGTCGAGCGGTGGGGCTTCACTTAGAATCTATCATCAAAGATGGCTATGAAATGCCTTCTGTTAGCGAAGATGATATCGATGCTGCCTTGATGCGTTTAAATAGACTAAACGAAACGAAGCAAGGGGAGTCTGTTCCAAACGTACGGGCTGAGATGCAAAAAGTGATGCAAGAAGATTTTGGGGTATTTCGTACAGGTGAACACATGCAGCAGGGGCTTAAACGTCTTGATGCTATTGAAGCACAATCACATCACACTGTCTTAGGTGATCACAGTCAGGTATTTAATACAGCAAGAATTGAGGCACTTGAATTAGACAATTTAATGGCCGTTGCTAAAGCCTCTGCCGTGTTGGCTGAAAATCGTAAAGAGAGTAGAGGGGCACACTCGCGTTTGGATTATCCACAAAGAAATGATACTGATTGGTTAAAGCATTCTTTATATTTTGCTGATGGTCGTATTGCTTATCGTGCCGTCAACATGCGTCCACACGAGGTTGAGCCATTCCCACTTCAAGAGAGAGAACAATGA
- a CDS encoding succinate dehydrogenase iron-sulfur subunit — MKFSIYRFNPESDKEPYMQDYELDPVKIKGKMILHALEALKEQDPTLGFRRSCGEGVCGSDGMNINGKNHLACMTSLTHLPDHITLRPLPGFPVIRDLIVDMTQFFEQYGKASPFLMNDKDHPTKERIQTPEQRAKLDGLYECILCACCSSSCPSYWWNPDKFLGPAALLWAYRFIADSRDTQTNERLDALQDAFSLFRCRTIMNCVDVCPKGLNPAKAIGHIRRDMLERAV, encoded by the coding sequence ATGAAATTCAGTATTTATCGTTTTAATCCGGAGAGTGATAAAGAGCCCTATATGCAGGACTATGAACTTGACCCTGTAAAAATAAAGGGAAAAATGATTCTCCATGCACTCGAAGCATTAAAAGAACAAGATCCCACCTTAGGATTTCGTCGTTCATGTGGTGAAGGCGTTTGTGGTTCTGATGGCATGAACATCAATGGCAAAAATCATTTAGCGTGTATGACTTCGTTAACGCATTTGCCAGACCATATTACCTTAAGACCGCTCCCAGGTTTTCCCGTTATTCGCGACTTAATCGTCGATATGACCCAATTTTTTGAGCAATATGGTAAGGCATCTCCCTTCTTAATGAATGACAAAGATCATCCCACCAAGGAGCGAATACAAACGCCTGAACAGCGTGCTAAATTGGATGGATTATACGAATGTATTTTATGCGCTTGTTGTTCAAGCTCGTGTCCTTCGTATTGGTGGAACCCAGATAAATTTTTGGGACCCGCGGCGTTACTTTGGGCTTATCGGTTTATCGCAGATAGTCGAGATACCCAAACTAATGAGCGGTTGGACGCTTTGCAAGATGCATTCAGCTTATTCCGTTGTCGCACGATCATGAATTGCGTTGATGTCTGTCCTAAAGGACTTAATCCTGCTAAGGCTATCGGGCACATTCGACGTGATATGTTAGAGAGAGCTGTTTAG